One part of the Sporocytophaga myxococcoides DSM 11118 genome encodes these proteins:
- a CDS encoding beta-ketoacyl-[acyl-carrier-protein] synthase family protein codes for MSKKVVITGLGVISSIGNNVQENYNSLTSLRPGIGHIQNLDTVHKNIIPVSEVKLSDKELGQMAGFDMNRPVTRTTLLGIIAAREAYLAAGLDKVAKLRTGFISATSVGGMGKTEMLYQRYLDPSDKGDFMKFLETHDCGESTERIAEVLGIKDFMTTISTACSSSANSIMLGARMIKAGMIDRVVAGGVDSLTVFTINGFNTLMILDKEHCRPFDDSRQGLNLGEGAGYIVIESEEAAKAGNRPILAEVGGYANTNDAYHQTASSPDGQGAFLAMKKALEVAGLTAEEIDYINVHGTGTPNNDLSEGTAMTRLFGAQVPKFSSTKSYTGHTLGACGGIEAVYSTLSIMNKTIFPNLNFKAKMKELDLAPETSLLSGVDIKSVLSNSFGFGGNNSALVFKKI; via the coding sequence ATGAGTAAAAAGGTTGTCATTACCGGTCTTGGAGTTATCTCTTCTATTGGAAACAATGTGCAGGAGAACTATAACTCATTGACTTCTTTAAGGCCTGGTATAGGGCATATTCAAAACCTTGATACTGTTCATAAAAATATCATTCCTGTATCGGAAGTAAAGCTTTCAGATAAGGAACTTGGTCAAATGGCCGGATTTGATATGAATCGGCCAGTGACAAGAACTACTTTGTTAGGAATCATTGCTGCAAGAGAAGCGTATCTTGCAGCTGGCCTGGATAAAGTTGCCAAACTCAGGACAGGTTTTATATCAGCCACTTCTGTAGGTGGAATGGGCAAGACTGAAATGCTTTATCAGAGATATCTTGATCCTTCAGACAAAGGGGATTTCATGAAATTCCTGGAAACTCACGACTGTGGGGAGAGTACTGAAAGAATTGCTGAGGTCTTGGGAATTAAAGACTTTATGACAACGATTAGTACTGCATGTTCCTCTTCTGCAAATTCTATTATGCTTGGAGCCAGAATGATAAAGGCAGGAATGATCGATAGAGTTGTTGCCGGAGGAGTAGATTCTCTCACAGTATTTACGATCAATGGTTTTAATACATTGATGATTCTGGATAAAGAGCATTGCAGACCTTTTGATGATAGCAGACAAGGATTAAATCTTGGAGAAGGCGCAGGCTATATCGTGATAGAGTCTGAAGAAGCTGCGAAAGCCGGAAACAGACCGATTCTTGCTGAAGTTGGAGGATATGCCAATACCAATGATGCTTATCACCAGACTGCAAGTTCTCCAGACGGGCAAGGCGCATTTCTTGCTATGAAAAAGGCGCTTGAAGTGGCAGGATTAACGGCTGAGGAAATTGATTATATCAACGTTCACGGGACAGGCACTCCCAATAATGACTTGTCTGAGGGAACAGCAATGACCAGACTGTTTGGTGCTCAGGTTCCGAAATTCAGTTCTACCAAATCATATACAGGCCATACCTTAGGTGCGTGTGGTGGTATTGAGGCTGTTTATTCTACTTTATCCATTATGAATAAAACCATCTTCCCAAATCTTAATTTTAAGGCGAAGATGAAAGA
- a CDS encoding phosphopantetheine-binding protein — MEDLVNQLKVQIIKALKLEDVKPEDINPTAPLFGDGLGLDSIDALELIVLLEKEYGLRVENAASAKKIFSSIKSMADYIAEHKKA; from the coding sequence ATGGAAGATTTAGTAAACCAATTAAAGGTTCAAATTATAAAGGCCCTTAAACTGGAAGATGTAAAACCTGAAGACATCAACCCTACAGCACCTTTGTTCGGAGACGGACTTGGTCTTGACAGCATAGATGCGCTTGAGCTAATCGTTCTTCTTGAGAAGGAATATGGTTTGAGAGTAGAAAATGCAGCTTCAGCTAAAAAGATATTTTCATCGATCAAATCGATGGCAGACTATATTGCAGAGCATAAAAAAGCGTAA
- a CDS encoding beta-ketoacyl-[acyl-carrier-protein] synthase family protein, whose protein sequence is MKSVFLISDNVITSLGFTTGENAAKMREKCSGVLLSEDHFISPTPFYASLVNTPLLEESFGRLNSKVGYTRLEKMIITSISDALDKTNIDPASNDTLFIISTAKGNIDLLEEKYNHKFPKERLKLAVLARVISSFFQNSNQPLVVSNACISGSVAILLGKRILNEGKYRNIIVAGGDVISEFTVSGFQSFKAIGTGPCKPYDEGRDGISLGEGAGTVILSVEPENNTSVAVKGGAISNDANHISGPSRTGEGLFLAIDGALKDASISAEEIDYISGHGTATNYNDEMESKAIHSAKLELVPMNSLKGYIGHTLGAAGIAESVMAAYSMKNNILFATAGFSKMGVTQPVNVLSDCMEKKVKRVLKTAAGFGGCNAALIFEKQ, encoded by the coding sequence ATGAAATCAGTTTTTTTAATATCGGATAATGTCATCACCTCTCTGGGTTTTACAACTGGGGAAAATGCTGCAAAAATGAGGGAAAAATGCTCCGGAGTATTGCTTTCGGAAGATCATTTTATTTCCCCGACTCCATTTTATGCATCATTAGTGAACACTCCTTTATTAGAAGAATCATTTGGCAGGTTAAATTCAAAAGTAGGTTATACGAGGCTTGAGAAAATGATTATCACAAGTATTTCGGATGCTCTGGATAAAACTAACATTGATCCGGCATCTAATGATACTTTATTTATCATTTCCACTGCCAAAGGAAATATAGATTTGCTGGAAGAAAAATATAACCACAAATTTCCCAAAGAACGTTTGAAGCTGGCGGTATTGGCCAGAGTTATAAGTTCTTTTTTTCAAAATTCTAATCAGCCACTTGTGGTATCCAATGCTTGCATATCAGGCTCAGTGGCAATACTCTTAGGAAAGAGAATTTTAAATGAGGGAAAATACAGAAATATAATTGTAGCCGGAGGAGATGTTATCTCTGAATTTACAGTATCGGGTTTTCAGTCTTTTAAAGCAATTGGAACTGGACCTTGCAAACCATATGATGAAGGGAGAGATGGAATAAGTCTGGGCGAAGGCGCAGGAACTGTGATTCTTTCTGTTGAGCCGGAAAACAACACTTCTGTTGCGGTAAAAGGTGGAGCGATCAGCAACGATGCCAACCATATTTCTGGCCCTTCGAGAACAGGAGAGGGTTTGTTTCTTGCAATAGATGGTGCTTTAAAAGATGCCTCCATTTCTGCAGAAGAGATTGATTACATTTCGGGACACGGCACTGCTACGAATTACAATGATGAAATGGAATCTAAGGCGATTCATTCTGCCAAACTGGAACTTGTGCCGATGAACAGTTTGAAAGGATATATTGGACATACGCTTGGAGCGGCTGGTATTGCAGAATCTGTGATGGCAGCTTATTCCATGAAAAATAATATTCTGTTTGCGACAGCAGGATTTTCTAAAATGGGAGTTACTCAGCCGGTAAATGTACTGAGTGATTGCATGGAGAAAAAGGTTAAGAGAGTTTTAAAAACAGCTGCCGGTTTCGGAGGATGTAATGCAGCGTTGATTTTTGAGAAACAATGA
- a CDS encoding acyl-CoA thioesterase — METNLLVARTEIKVRFCEVDAMGIVWHGNYLKFFEDGRDAFGKEFDLDFVELYSSQGYLTPLVTANCDYKRPLRLQEKAIVETTFVPTEAAKIIFDYKIFRDTTRGREVLTTGKTIQVFLKDGELSITNPDCYQQWKEKWLYKKG; from the coding sequence TTGGAAACAAATTTACTAGTTGCCAGGACAGAGATAAAAGTCAGATTTTGCGAGGTGGATGCGATGGGTATTGTCTGGCATGGAAATTATCTCAAATTTTTTGAAGACGGAAGGGATGCATTCGGGAAGGAATTTGACCTTGATTTTGTTGAATTATACAGCTCACAGGGGTATTTAACTCCTCTTGTAACAGCAAACTGCGATTATAAAAGGCCTCTAAGACTTCAGGAGAAAGCAATTGTAGAGACTACATTTGTTCCAACCGAAGCAGCAAAAATCATATTTGATTATAAAATATTCAGAGATACTACAAGGGGACGGGAAGTGCTTACAACAGGAAAAACCATTCAGGTTTTTCTTAAAGATGGCGAACTTTCTATTACAAATCCTGATTGCTATCAGCAGTGGAAAGAAAAGTGGCTTTATAAAAAAGGATGA
- a CDS encoding ABC transporter permease: protein MKVFFAIYKELLILIRDKAGLAILFLMPLTMIIIMALIQDGPFRDYQQAEIKVIILDQDRDECGKAIAQGLSQAGIFKVTQSEYSKTDINNIREEVNNGTYKVGVIVPPGTSLMLQTHISRDISRAFGELTNGPSDGIKDSLHAAVQVIYDPALQASFKKSVQLALDKILDGYQASQSIKVISQHLSQYFPNGNQFSIDTRRFIELDQKAAKPELEGLSMNSVQHNVPAWTIFGIFFIVLPLAGSIIKEREDGSALRLKTIPGTSLVVMIGKVVAYLLITLVQFALMMLAGIYLMPLLGLPSLDIGQDAPALVLAVVSIGLAATGFGVLLGTIFKTHQQSSTFAAVSIVILAAIGGIWIPVFVMPEILRKMSVISPLGWAMETFYNLFLRGAGVQEILPEISALIGFFGAMLIMAYFYNKFKVRS, encoded by the coding sequence ATGAAAGTTTTCTTTGCCATTTATAAAGAACTTTTGATCCTGATCCGTGACAAAGCGGGTCTGGCAATCTTGTTTCTGATGCCCTTAACAATGATCATCATCATGGCATTGATTCAAGATGGTCCTTTCAGGGATTATCAGCAGGCGGAAATAAAGGTAATCATCTTAGATCAGGACAGAGATGAATGCGGCAAGGCTATAGCACAAGGCCTGAGCCAGGCAGGGATATTTAAGGTAACACAGTCAGAATATTCAAAAACTGATATAAACAATATCAGAGAAGAAGTAAATAATGGAACTTACAAAGTTGGAGTAATTGTCCCTCCCGGTACTTCTTTGATGCTGCAAACCCATATCAGCAGAGACATCAGCAGGGCTTTTGGAGAACTTACCAATGGTCCTTCTGATGGTATCAAAGATTCTCTGCATGCAGCCGTTCAGGTTATTTATGATCCAGCTTTACAGGCATCCTTCAAAAAGTCAGTACAACTGGCTTTGGATAAAATCCTGGATGGGTATCAAGCCAGCCAATCTATAAAGGTCATCTCGCAACATCTTTCTCAGTATTTTCCGAATGGGAATCAGTTTAGTATTGATACAAGAAGATTTATAGAGTTAGACCAGAAAGCAGCTAAGCCTGAATTAGAAGGTTTGTCTATGAATTCAGTGCAACATAATGTTCCAGCCTGGACAATCTTTGGAATTTTCTTTATCGTCCTTCCTTTAGCTGGCAGCATCATAAAAGAAAGAGAAGATGGCAGTGCTTTGAGATTAAAAACGATTCCTGGTACTTCTTTAGTGGTAATGATTGGCAAGGTTGTGGCCTACTTGTTAATTACCCTGGTGCAGTTTGCGCTGATGATGCTGGCAGGAATTTACTTAATGCCGCTTCTAGGTTTACCTTCCCTTGATATCGGGCAAGACGCACCAGCACTTGTATTAGCAGTAGTTTCTATCGGATTAGCAGCCACGGGTTTTGGCGTGCTCCTGGGAACCATATTTAAAACTCATCAGCAATCTTCCACATTTGCAGCCGTTTCTATAGTAATACTTGCGGCAATAGGAGGTATCTGGATACCGGTTTTTGTGATGCCGGAAATATTAAGAAAAATGAGTGTCATTTCTCCCTTGGGATGGGCTATGGAAACTTTCTATAATCTATTTCTGAGGGGAGCAGGGGTACAGGAAATATTGCCCGAAATTTCAGCGTTGATTGGTTTTTTTGGAGCAATGCTAATTATGGCCTATTTTTATAATAAATTTAAAGTCAGAAGTTAA
- a CDS encoding ABC transporter ATP-binding protein, with amino-acid sequence MVQVNNLFKTYKKGFAPALTGVNLTIQKGDFFGLLGPNGAGKTTLISIICGLSSANIGTAYMNETDILKFPEKIKKIYGLVPQDIALYPSLTAEENLSFFGRMYGIPGNTIKSEVDFWLTKMGLSNHRYKKISEYSTGMKRRVNLIAGILHKPSIIILDEPTVGVDVQSRVLILETLKEINSKGTTVIYTSHYLEEAEDLCNRIAIIDKGRIIKEGAPAQLIAQENPCSNLEDLFIKLTGKELRD; translated from the coding sequence GTGGTTCAGGTAAATAATCTTTTCAAAACCTATAAAAAGGGATTTGCTCCTGCGCTCACGGGTGTAAATTTGACTATTCAAAAGGGCGATTTTTTTGGATTACTTGGTCCTAATGGAGCCGGTAAAACTACTTTGATTTCCATTATCTGCGGGCTTTCTTCTGCAAATATCGGTACTGCTTATATGAATGAAACCGATATCCTGAAATTCCCTGAGAAAATAAAAAAAATTTACGGGCTGGTTCCGCAGGATATAGCTTTATACCCTTCGCTGACTGCGGAAGAAAATCTTAGTTTCTTTGGACGCATGTATGGCATACCTGGAAATACTATCAAAAGTGAAGTTGATTTTTGGCTTACCAAAATGGGCCTGTCAAATCATCGCTATAAAAAAATAAGCGAGTACTCCACTGGTATGAAGCGCCGAGTAAACCTAATTGCAGGTATCCTTCATAAACCTTCTATAATTATCCTTGATGAGCCTACAGTGGGCGTTGACGTTCAATCTCGTGTGCTCATTCTGGAAACCCTAAAAGAAATCAACAGTAAGGGAACTACAGTAATTTATACAAGTCACTACCTGGAAGAAGCTGAAGATCTTTGCAACAGAATTGCCATCATAGACAAAGGCAGAATCATTAAGGAGGGAGCACCAGCACAACTGATAGCCCAGGAAAATCCATGTTCAAATCTGGAAGACCTGTTTATCAAACTTACAGGAAAGGAATTGAGAGATTAA
- a CDS encoding BtrH N-terminal domain-containing protein yields the protein MQFEHNQSAHCENGAVSNLLKFHNLGISEPMVFGVGSGLFFSYLPFVKLNGLPVTSYRILPGWIFKRVSSRLGISIHSTTFRSETKAMEELDRTLEKGLPVGLLTSVFYLPYLPKALRFHFNAHNIVVFGKRNGKYLVSDPVLEETCEIDYDDLVRARFAKGTMPPKGKMYYPTAVPSSYDFKPAIVKGIKQTAGDMLNVPIPLFGVKGIRFLAKSLKKWPDKLDERRAILYLGQVIRMQEEIGTGGGGFRFIFGAFLQEASNHLQQPWLQEVAQEVTETGDRWRDFAFEAGRICKGRASSAVSYTTLSDILLECADREKAIFTKLKKISL from the coding sequence GTGCAATTTGAACATAATCAGAGTGCGCACTGTGAAAATGGTGCAGTATCTAATCTACTTAAGTTCCACAATCTTGGTATCTCTGAGCCAATGGTTTTTGGTGTAGGCTCAGGATTGTTTTTTAGCTACCTGCCATTTGTTAAACTAAATGGATTACCCGTTACCTCTTACAGAATTCTTCCAGGATGGATATTCAAAAGGGTAAGCTCAAGGCTTGGCATTTCCATACACTCCACAACTTTCAGAAGTGAAACAAAAGCGATGGAAGAGTTGGATAGGACTTTAGAAAAGGGCTTGCCCGTCGGATTGCTAACAAGCGTGTTTTATCTTCCCTATTTACCTAAAGCTTTACGATTTCATTTTAACGCTCACAATATTGTTGTTTTTGGAAAGAGAAATGGAAAGTATTTGGTGAGCGATCCGGTTCTTGAAGAGACTTGTGAAATAGATTATGATGATCTGGTGAGAGCCAGATTTGCAAAAGGGACAATGCCTCCCAAAGGTAAAATGTACTACCCGACTGCAGTACCATCTTCATATGACTTTAAACCTGCAATTGTCAAAGGAATTAAGCAGACAGCAGGAGATATGTTGAATGTCCCTATTCCGCTTTTTGGTGTGAAGGGAATCAGGTTTCTTGCTAAGAGCCTGAAAAAATGGCCAGATAAGCTTGATGAAAGAAGGGCGATTTTATATCTGGGACAAGTAATAAGAATGCAGGAAGAAATCGGAACAGGAGGTGGAGGGTTTAGATTTATATTTGGTGCATTTCTTCAGGAAGCATCTAATCATCTTCAACAACCATGGCTTCAGGAAGTAGCTCAGGAAGTTACCGAAACCGGAGACAGGTGGAGAGATTTTGCATTTGAAGCAGGAAGAATCTGTAAAGGAAGGGCTTCTTCTGCTGTATCTTATACAACATTATCAGATATATTACTGGAATGTGCAGATCGTGAAAAGGCAATCTTTACCAAACTGAAAAAAATTAGTTTATAA